The following proteins are encoded in a genomic region of Micropterus dolomieu isolate WLL.071019.BEF.003 ecotype Adirondacks linkage group LG04, ASM2129224v1, whole genome shotgun sequence:
- the ldb1b gene encoding LIM domain-binding protein 1b isoform X3: MLDRDVGPTPMYPPTYLEPGIGRHTPYGNQTDYRIFELNKRLQNWTEECDNLWWDAFTTEFFEDDAMLTITFCLEDGPKRYTIGRTLIPRYFRSIFEGGATELYYVLKHPKESFHNNFVSLDCDQCTMVTQNGKPMFTQVCVEGRLYLEFMFDDMMRIKTWHFSIRQHRELIPRSILAMHAQDPQMLDQLSKNITRCGLSNSTLNYLRLCVILEPMQELMSRHKTYSLSPRDCLKTCLFQKWQRMVAPPAEPSRQAPNKRRKRKMSGGSTISGGGGTNNNNNNKKKSPGSGFPLSSQVPDVMVVGEPTLMGGEFGDEDERLITRLENTQFDAANGIDDEDSFNNSPALGSNSPWNNKAPSSQESKSDNPTSQASQ; this comes from the exons ATGCTGGACAGAGACGTGGG TCCCACCCCAATGTATCCTCCCACATACCTGGAGCCAGGAATAGG GAGGCACACACCATATGGCAACCAGACAGACTACAGAATATTTGAACTCAACAAACGGCTACAGAACTGGACAGAG GAATGTGATAATCTGTGGTGGGATGCATTTACTACAGAGTTCTTTGAAGATGATGCCATGTTGACCATTACTTTCTGTCTGGAGGATGGACCCAAACGTTACA CAATTGGCCGGACGTTGATTCCAAGGTACTTCCGGAGTATATTTGAGGGGGGTGCCACTGAGCTCTACTATGTGCTGAAACATCCTAAGGAGTCCTTCCACAATAACTTTGTCTCCCTTGACTGTGATCAGTGCACCATGGTCACCCAGAATGGAAAGCCCATGTTCACACAG GTGTGTGTAGAAGGACGCCTATACCTGGAGTTCATGTTTGACGACATGATGAGGATAAAGACGTGGCACTTCAGCATCAGACAACACCGTGAACTCATCCCCCGCAGTATACTGGCCATGCAT GCCCAGGACCCACAGATGCTGGACCAGCTGTCCAAAAACATAACACGATGTGGCCTGTCGAACTCCACCCTTAACTACCTCCGA CTGTGTGTGATTCTGGAGCCCATGCAGGAGCTGATGTCCAGGCACAAGACATACAGCCTCAGCCCCAGAGACTGCCTCAAGACCTGCCTCTTCCAGAAATGGCAGAGGATGGTGGCACCACCAG CTGAGCCATCAAGACAGGCCCCAAACAAACGGCGGAAGCGCAAGATGTCAGGTGGCAGCACCATcagcggaggaggaggaactaataacaacaacaacaacaaaaagaagagCCCTGGCAGTGGCTTCCCTCTGTCCAGCCAAGTACCA GACGTGATGGTGGTGGGAGAGCCCACACTGATGGGAGGGGAGTTCGGCGATGAAGACGAGCGTCTGATCACGAGGCTGGAGAACACACAGTTCGACGCGGCCAATGGCATTGACGACGAGGACAGCTTCAACAACTCTCCGGCGCTGGGCTCCAACTCACCCTGGAACAACAAGGCCCCCTCCAGCCAGGAGAGCAAGAGCGACAACCCCACCTCACAGGCATCGCAGTAG
- the ldb1b gene encoding LIM domain-binding protein 1b isoform X2 translates to MKTNNGSLRPQEGTAIKGQQLIVGCSSKSFKLYSPKEPPNGSTFPPFHPGTMLDRDVGPTPMYPPTYLEPGIGRHTPYGNQTDYRIFELNKRLQNWTEECDNLWWDAFTTEFFEDDAMLTITFCLEDGPKRYTIGRTLIPRYFRSIFEGGATELYYVLKHPKESFHNNFVSLDCDQCTMVTQNGKPMFTQVCVEGRLYLEFMFDDMMRIKTWHFSIRQHRELIPRSILAMHAQDPQMLDQLSKNITRCGLSNSTLNYLRLCVILEPMQELMSRHKTYSLSPRDCLKTCLFQKWQRMVAPPAEPSRQAPNKRRKRKMSGGSTISGGGGTNNNNNNKKKSPGSGFPLSSQVPDVMVVGEPTLMGGEFGDEDERLITRLENTQFDAANGIDDEDSFNNSPALGSNSPWNNKAPSSQESKSDNPTSQASQ, encoded by the exons GCTGTTCCTCCAAGTCATTCAAGCTGTACTCCCCTAAGGAGCCCCCCAACGGCAGCACTTTTCCCCCTTTCCACCCCGGCACCATGCTGGACAGAGACGTGGG TCCCACCCCAATGTATCCTCCCACATACCTGGAGCCAGGAATAGG GAGGCACACACCATATGGCAACCAGACAGACTACAGAATATTTGAACTCAACAAACGGCTACAGAACTGGACAGAG GAATGTGATAATCTGTGGTGGGATGCATTTACTACAGAGTTCTTTGAAGATGATGCCATGTTGACCATTACTTTCTGTCTGGAGGATGGACCCAAACGTTACA CAATTGGCCGGACGTTGATTCCAAGGTACTTCCGGAGTATATTTGAGGGGGGTGCCACTGAGCTCTACTATGTGCTGAAACATCCTAAGGAGTCCTTCCACAATAACTTTGTCTCCCTTGACTGTGATCAGTGCACCATGGTCACCCAGAATGGAAAGCCCATGTTCACACAG GTGTGTGTAGAAGGACGCCTATACCTGGAGTTCATGTTTGACGACATGATGAGGATAAAGACGTGGCACTTCAGCATCAGACAACACCGTGAACTCATCCCCCGCAGTATACTGGCCATGCAT GCCCAGGACCCACAGATGCTGGACCAGCTGTCCAAAAACATAACACGATGTGGCCTGTCGAACTCCACCCTTAACTACCTCCGA CTGTGTGTGATTCTGGAGCCCATGCAGGAGCTGATGTCCAGGCACAAGACATACAGCCTCAGCCCCAGAGACTGCCTCAAGACCTGCCTCTTCCAGAAATGGCAGAGGATGGTGGCACCACCAG CTGAGCCATCAAGACAGGCCCCAAACAAACGGCGGAAGCGCAAGATGTCAGGTGGCAGCACCATcagcggaggaggaggaactaataacaacaacaacaacaaaaagaagagCCCTGGCAGTGGCTTCCCTCTGTCCAGCCAAGTACCA GACGTGATGGTGGTGGGAGAGCCCACACTGATGGGAGGGGAGTTCGGCGATGAAGACGAGCGTCTGATCACGAGGCTGGAGAACACACAGTTCGACGCGGCCAATGGCATTGACGACGAGGACAGCTTCAACAACTCTCCGGCGCTGGGCTCCAACTCACCCTGGAACAACAAGGCCCCCTCCAGCCAGGAGAGCAAGAGCGACAACCCCACCTCACAGGCATCGCAGTAG
- the ldb1b gene encoding LIM domain-binding protein 1b isoform X1: MKTNNGSLRPQEGTAIKGQQLIVGCSSKSFKLYSPKEPPNGSTFPPFHPGTMLDRDVGPTPMYPPTYLEPGIGRHTPYGNQTDYRIFELNKRLQNWTEECDNLWWDAFTTEFFEDDAMLTITFCLEDGPKRYTIGRTLIPRYFRSIFEGGATELYYVLKHPKESFHNNFVSLDCDQCTMVTQNGKPMFTQVCVEGRLYLEFMFDDMMRIKTWHFSIRQHRELIPRSILAMHAQDPQMLDQLSKNITRCGLSNSTLNYLRVSELCVILEPMQELMSRHKTYSLSPRDCLKTCLFQKWQRMVAPPAEPSRQAPNKRRKRKMSGGSTISGGGGTNNNNNNKKKSPGSGFPLSSQVPDVMVVGEPTLMGGEFGDEDERLITRLENTQFDAANGIDDEDSFNNSPALGSNSPWNNKAPSSQESKSDNPTSQASQ, encoded by the exons GCTGTTCCTCCAAGTCATTCAAGCTGTACTCCCCTAAGGAGCCCCCCAACGGCAGCACTTTTCCCCCTTTCCACCCCGGCACCATGCTGGACAGAGACGTGGG TCCCACCCCAATGTATCCTCCCACATACCTGGAGCCAGGAATAGG GAGGCACACACCATATGGCAACCAGACAGACTACAGAATATTTGAACTCAACAAACGGCTACAGAACTGGACAGAG GAATGTGATAATCTGTGGTGGGATGCATTTACTACAGAGTTCTTTGAAGATGATGCCATGTTGACCATTACTTTCTGTCTGGAGGATGGACCCAAACGTTACA CAATTGGCCGGACGTTGATTCCAAGGTACTTCCGGAGTATATTTGAGGGGGGTGCCACTGAGCTCTACTATGTGCTGAAACATCCTAAGGAGTCCTTCCACAATAACTTTGTCTCCCTTGACTGTGATCAGTGCACCATGGTCACCCAGAATGGAAAGCCCATGTTCACACAG GTGTGTGTAGAAGGACGCCTATACCTGGAGTTCATGTTTGACGACATGATGAGGATAAAGACGTGGCACTTCAGCATCAGACAACACCGTGAACTCATCCCCCGCAGTATACTGGCCATGCAT GCCCAGGACCCACAGATGCTGGACCAGCTGTCCAAAAACATAACACGATGTGGCCTGTCGAACTCCACCCTTAACTACCTCCGAGTGAGTGAG CTGTGTGTGATTCTGGAGCCCATGCAGGAGCTGATGTCCAGGCACAAGACATACAGCCTCAGCCCCAGAGACTGCCTCAAGACCTGCCTCTTCCAGAAATGGCAGAGGATGGTGGCACCACCAG CTGAGCCATCAAGACAGGCCCCAAACAAACGGCGGAAGCGCAAGATGTCAGGTGGCAGCACCATcagcggaggaggaggaactaataacaacaacaacaacaaaaagaagagCCCTGGCAGTGGCTTCCCTCTGTCCAGCCAAGTACCA GACGTGATGGTGGTGGGAGAGCCCACACTGATGGGAGGGGAGTTCGGCGATGAAGACGAGCGTCTGATCACGAGGCTGGAGAACACACAGTTCGACGCGGCCAATGGCATTGACGACGAGGACAGCTTCAACAACTCTCCGGCGCTGGGCTCCAACTCACCCTGGAACAACAAGGCCCCCTCCAGCCAGGAGAGCAAGAGCGACAACCCCACCTCACAGGCATCGCAGTAG